A window of Hevea brasiliensis isolate MT/VB/25A 57/8 chromosome 14, ASM3005281v1, whole genome shotgun sequence contains these coding sequences:
- the LOC110640947 gene encoding uncharacterized protein LOC110640947 — MGLWTLLEGCLLLANALAILNEDRFLAPRGWSFSELSGGRTKSFKGQLMGLIYATQYMRVPLIILNAICIAVKLVSG; from the coding sequence ATGGGTTTGTGGACATTACTGGAGGGCTGTCTTCTTCTTGCAAATGCCCTAGCAATATTAAATGAAGACCGGTTCCTTGCACCAAGAGGTTGGAGCTTCTCTGAGCTATCCGGAGGTCGAACAAAGTCTTTCAAGGGGCAGCTTATGGGGCTTATTTATGCAACCCAGTACATGAGAGTTCCTCTTATCATACTGAATGCCATTTGCATTGCTGTAAAGCTAGTGTCTGGATGA
- the LOC110640965 gene encoding LIM domain-containing protein WLIM2b translates to MSFTGTQQKCKACEKTVYPMELLSADGVPYHKSCFKCFHCKGTLKLSNYSSMEGVLYCKPHFEQLFKETGNFNKNFQSPAKSAEKLTPELTRSPSKAAGMFSGTQEKCATCGKTAYPLEKVTVESQAYHKSCFKCSHGGCSISPSNYAALEGVLYCKHHFSQLFKEKGSYNHLIKSASMKRAAASVPDA, encoded by the exons ATGTCTTTTACTGGCACCCAGCAGAAATGCAAGGCCTGTGAGAAGACTGTATATCCCATGGAACTTCTATCAGCAGACGGTGTTCCGTATCATAAGTCTTGCTTTAAGTGCTTTCACTGCAAAGGCACTTTAAAG CTAAGCAATTATTCCTCGATGGAGGGTGTACTCTACTGTAAGCCTCACTTTGAGCAGCTGTTCAAGGAGACGGGTAATTTCAACAAAAATTTTCAATCAC CTGCAAAGTCAGCTGAGAAGTTGACTCCTGAGCTG ACAAGGTCACCTAGTAAAGCTGCTGGCATGTTTTCTGGGACGCAAGAAAAGTGTGCCACTTGTGGTAAAACTGCTTATCCACTTGAGAAG GTAACAGTGGAGAGCCAGGCCTATCACAAGTCATGTTTCAAATGCTCTCATGGTGGCTGTTCCATATCCCCATCAAATTATGCAGCCCTCGAGGGTGTtttatattgcaaacatcatttctcccaacttttCAAGGAGAAAGGAAGCTACAATCATCTTATCAAGTCTGCATCAATGAAACGAGCTGCAGCTTCTGTGCCAGATGCCTGA
- the LOC110640940 gene encoding uncharacterized protein At2g39910, whose amino-acid sequence MSDSLAVLYNLLTQLSDGILDSLSALNYTPPEGSTVSTKSILESLLSKQNFKRNPEITETQLHNSIKDFALACALLSSSQTSTHELLLWIPNELSITATAVLKEFSRVYFGSVFGDRNERRVSELLGLDCGLLSEEKRLVVVLMPEVLPELKGSIKESSIDKNTDGDEVSAASARAPVGFAIVAAYQFRWFISQVDYPHLGKVSNLVIPCGLTALDHWSPEVKGQGMISFIHLAKNLNDAEFGWYEDVILDACCQNIASADEIWYHVVEMSVLLVTCIQRSNPRSPWFERMLNEMLSHLERQPRNKDRCIAWLTFIEPLFHAVGLVLLAHFRRIFPLFFQWMHADDDETVLLVLKRVQTIVRLTWIRNTPYIERLVDELVVLYKEAALKKAREEIRTHVLDILVLLHQCKGLQFEATWDKHRDDPNLTTLSFSLRERHCE is encoded by the exons ATGTCAGATTCGCTCGCAGTTCTCTATAATCTTCTAACTCA GTTATCAGATGGCATACTGGACTCTCTCTCCGCATTAAACTACACTCCTCCAGAAGGCTCCACTGTCTCTACCAAATCCATACTCGAATCTCTTCTCTCTAAACAAAACTTCAAGCGTAACCCTGAAATCACTGAAACCCaactccacaattcaatcaaggaCTTCGCTTTAGCATGTGCTTTACTGTCCTCTTCGCAGACCTCGACCCATGAATTGCTTTTGTGGATACCCAATGAACTTTCGATTACGGCGACTGCGGTTTTGAAGGAGTTTTCGAGGGTGTATTTCGGGAGTGTTTTTGGGGATAGAAATGAGAGAAGGGTTAGTGAATTGTTGGGTTTGGATTGTGGTTTGTTGAGTGAAGAAAAGAGGTTGGTGGTGGTGTTGATGCCTGAGGTTTTGCCTGAGTTGAAAGGGAGTATTAAGGAGAGTTCTATTGACAAGAATACTGATGGAGATGAGGTGTCTGCTGCCTCTGCTCGGGCACCGGTTGGTTTTGCCATTGTCGCTGCCTATCAGTTTAGATGGTTTATTAGTCAG GTTGATTATCCACATTTGGGAAAAGTGTCTAATTTGGTGATTCCTTGTGGGTTGACTGCACTTGATCACTGGTCACCAGAGGTGAAA GGGCAAGGCATGATTAGTTTCATACATCTTGCAAAAAATTTGAATGATGCTGAGTTTGGTTGGTATGAGGATGTGATTCTTGATGCATGCTGCCAGAATATTGCTTCGGCTGATGAGATATGGTATCATGTAGTTGAGATGTCAGTACTTCTTGTAACTTGCATCCAGCGAAGTAATCCTCGTAGTCCATG GTTTGAAAGGATGCTGAATGAGATGTTAAGTCACTTGGAGCGCCAACCAAGAAATAAGGATCGCTGCATTGCATGGCTTACATTCATAGAACCGCTTTTCCATGCTGTTGGTCTTGTGTTATTAGCTCATTTTAGGCGgattttcccacttttctttcaGTGGATGCATGCTGATGACGATGAAACTGTTCTGCTA GTTCTTAAAAGGGTCCAAACAATTGTAAGGTTAACATGGATAAGGAACACACCTTATATCGAAAG ATTGGTGGATGAACTTGTTGTACTATACAAGGAAGCAGCATTGAAAAAAGCTCGTGAAGAAATTAGAACTCATGTTCTTGACATACTGGTCTTGCTTCATCA ATGCAAGGGCCTGCAATTTGAAGCAACCTGGGACAAGCACAGGGATGATCCAAATTTGACGACTCTTAGTTTCTCATTAAGGGAAAGACATTGTGAATAA
- the LOC110640959 gene encoding uncharacterized protein At2g39920 isoform X2: MSAYAHQAEREFSAHSLSSRGGSEMGSRYMVESGFYMTSFAATIFIGALVTVGVVFITLLIALSVMLQSCENRSKGVIEIQKPNDDYNYCKIFALHAELNNLGPEDFPSICRSLAVQHIKEGQYERELNSTKQLVEKYFDSVVPLNDELDVVLMDIDDILPSNPQYDHPLILNQCGSKCCFEEAKHLKEMIFLRLYTELQARGWSFILLSRKPDTLRNASIDHLISAGYRGWSSVIMRSDDEMEMDSREYFLRRRLIMQRKGFRIACVISSQMDALTGPFSGQRIFKLPNPMCYYSNHPMEKMYAPKL, translated from the exons ATGTCAGCTTATGCACATCAAGCGGAGAGGGAGTTCTCTGCTCATAGTCTCTCAAGTAGAGGAGGCTCTG AGATGGGAAGCCGTTATATGGTAGAGTCAGGGTTCTACATGACTTCTTTTGCTGCAACAATCTTCATTGGTGCTCTTGTAACTGTTGGAGTTGTATTCATCACCCTGCTGATTGCTTTATCAGTAATGTTGCAGTCCTGTGAGAATAGAAGTAAAGGTGTTATTGAGATTCAAAAACCAAATGATGATTACAATTACTGCAAGATTTTTGCTCTGCATGCAGAGCTCAACAACTTGGGACCGGAGGACTTCCCTTCAATTTGCAGGAGTCTTGCTGTTCAGCACATCAAAGAAGGTCAATATGAGAGAGAATTAAACAGTACTAAGCAATTGGTTGAGAAGTACTTTGACAGTGTTGTTCCATTAAATGATGAACTAGATGTGGTATTGATGGACATAGATGACATTCTTCCTTCAAATCCTCAATACGACCATCCCTTGAT ATTGAATCAGTGTGGCTCTAAGTGTTGTTTTGAAGAAGCAAAACATTTGAAGGAAATGATTTTTCTAAGATTATATACAGAGCTTCAAGCTAGAGGGTGGTCTTTTATTTTGTTATCAAGGAAGCCTGATACACTACGAAATGCCTCCATAGATCACCTTATTTCTGCAGGATACAGAGGTTGGTCTTCAGTGATTATGAG ATCGGATGATGAAATGGAAATGGATAGTCGTGAATATTTTTTGAGACGAAGGTTGATAATGCAGAGAAAGGGCTTCCGTATCGCATGTGTGATTAGCAGCCAGATGGATGCATTAACAGGCCCCTTTTCAGGACAACGCATTTTTAAGCTTCCTAACCCGATGTGTTATTATTCCAATCATCCGATGGAGAAAATGTATGCACCAAAATTATGA
- the LOC110640959 gene encoding uncharacterized protein At2g39920 isoform X3 yields the protein MGSRYMVESGFYMTSFAATIFIGALVTVGVVFITLLIALSVMLQSCENRSKGVIEIQKPNDDYNYCKIFALHAELNNLGPEDFPSICRSLAVQHIKEGQYERELNSTKQLVEKYFDSVVPLNDELDVVLMDIDDILPSNPQYDHPLMYQLNQCGSKCCFEEAKHLKEMIFLRLYTELQARGWSFILLSRKPDTLRNASIDHLISAGYRGWSSVIMRSDDEMEMDSREYFLRRRLIMQRKGFRIACVISSQMDALTGPFSGQRIFKLPNPMCYYSNHPMEKMYAPKL from the exons ATGGGAAGCCGTTATATGGTAGAGTCAGGGTTCTACATGACTTCTTTTGCTGCAACAATCTTCATTGGTGCTCTTGTAACTGTTGGAGTTGTATTCATCACCCTGCTGATTGCTTTATCAGTAATGTTGCAGTCCTGTGAGAATAGAAGTAAAGGTGTTATTGAGATTCAAAAACCAAATGATGATTACAATTACTGCAAGATTTTTGCTCTGCATGCAGAGCTCAACAACTTGGGACCGGAGGACTTCCCTTCAATTTGCAGGAGTCTTGCTGTTCAGCACATCAAAGAAGGTCAATATGAGAGAGAATTAAACAGTACTAAGCAATTGGTTGAGAAGTACTTTGACAGTGTTGTTCCATTAAATGATGAACTAGATGTGGTATTGATGGACATAGATGACATTCTTCCTTCAAATCCTCAATACGACCATCCCTTGATGTACCA ATTGAATCAGTGTGGCTCTAAGTGTTGTTTTGAAGAAGCAAAACATTTGAAGGAAATGATTTTTCTAAGATTATATACAGAGCTTCAAGCTAGAGGGTGGTCTTTTATTTTGTTATCAAGGAAGCCTGATACACTACGAAATGCCTCCATAGATCACCTTATTTCTGCAGGATACAGAGGTTGGTCTTCAGTGATTATGAG ATCGGATGATGAAATGGAAATGGATAGTCGTGAATATTTTTTGAGACGAAGGTTGATAATGCAGAGAAAGGGCTTCCGTATCGCATGTGTGATTAGCAGCCAGATGGATGCATTAACAGGCCCCTTTTCAGGACAACGCATTTTTAAGCTTCCTAACCCGATGTGTTATTATTCCAATCATCCGATGGAGAAAATGTATGCACCAAAATTATGA
- the LOC110640959 gene encoding uncharacterized protein At2g39920 isoform X1, which yields MSAYAHQAEREFSAHSLSSRGGSEMGSRYMVESGFYMTSFAATIFIGALVTVGVVFITLLIALSVMLQSCENRSKGVIEIQKPNDDYNYCKIFALHAELNNLGPEDFPSICRSLAVQHIKEGQYERELNSTKQLVEKYFDSVVPLNDELDVVLMDIDDILPSNPQYDHPLMYQLNQCGSKCCFEEAKHLKEMIFLRLYTELQARGWSFILLSRKPDTLRNASIDHLISAGYRGWSSVIMRSDDEMEMDSREYFLRRRLIMQRKGFRIACVISSQMDALTGPFSGQRIFKLPNPMCYYSNHPMEKMYAPKL from the exons ATGTCAGCTTATGCACATCAAGCGGAGAGGGAGTTCTCTGCTCATAGTCTCTCAAGTAGAGGAGGCTCTG AGATGGGAAGCCGTTATATGGTAGAGTCAGGGTTCTACATGACTTCTTTTGCTGCAACAATCTTCATTGGTGCTCTTGTAACTGTTGGAGTTGTATTCATCACCCTGCTGATTGCTTTATCAGTAATGTTGCAGTCCTGTGAGAATAGAAGTAAAGGTGTTATTGAGATTCAAAAACCAAATGATGATTACAATTACTGCAAGATTTTTGCTCTGCATGCAGAGCTCAACAACTTGGGACCGGAGGACTTCCCTTCAATTTGCAGGAGTCTTGCTGTTCAGCACATCAAAGAAGGTCAATATGAGAGAGAATTAAACAGTACTAAGCAATTGGTTGAGAAGTACTTTGACAGTGTTGTTCCATTAAATGATGAACTAGATGTGGTATTGATGGACATAGATGACATTCTTCCTTCAAATCCTCAATACGACCATCCCTTGATGTACCA ATTGAATCAGTGTGGCTCTAAGTGTTGTTTTGAAGAAGCAAAACATTTGAAGGAAATGATTTTTCTAAGATTATATACAGAGCTTCAAGCTAGAGGGTGGTCTTTTATTTTGTTATCAAGGAAGCCTGATACACTACGAAATGCCTCCATAGATCACCTTATTTCTGCAGGATACAGAGGTTGGTCTTCAGTGATTATGAG ATCGGATGATGAAATGGAAATGGATAGTCGTGAATATTTTTTGAGACGAAGGTTGATAATGCAGAGAAAGGGCTTCCGTATCGCATGTGTGATTAGCAGCCAGATGGATGCATTAACAGGCCCCTTTTCAGGACAACGCATTTTTAAGCTTCCTAACCCGATGTGTTATTATTCCAATCATCCGATGGAGAAAATGTATGCACCAAAATTATGA